The DNA window CAACCTCGTGGCGAGCATGGGCGGCCTCCTCGTCGAGCACGGCGACCGGGCCCTGCTCATCGACGCCGGGTTCGGCCCCGGCCACCACGCGGCCGAACCCGGCGCCCCCGTGGGGGAGATCAACGGCGGCGCCCTCCTCGACAACCTCGCCCGGCTCGGCCGCACCCCCGCCGGCATCGAGGCCGTGGCCATAACCCACCTGCACGGCGACCACATCGGCTGGTCCGGGCAGCTCGCCGACGCCGGCGCCGTCCACCTCATGAGCGAGCCCGAGTGGGAGCACCGCCACCTCTCCGCGCAGCACGGCGTGCCCGAGGAGCTCCTCGCCTCCCTGGAGCCCCGCCTGCGCACGGTCGCCGACGGGGAGGAGATCTTCCCCGGCGTCCGCGTCATGCTCACCCCCGGCCACACCGCGGGCCACTCCGCCTACGTCATCACCGGCGGCGGCCGCCGCCTGATCGCCTTCGGCGACGCCCTGCACTCGCCGGTCCAGATAGCCCACCCCGAGTGGTCGGCCGTCGTCGACCACGACGCCCGGCAGTCCGCGGACTTCCGCCGGCGCCTGGTGGAGGAGATGGCGGAGCCCGGCACGATCGGCTTCGGCATCCACTTCGCGGACGTGGTGTTCGGGCGGGTGCTGCGCGACGCTGCGGGGGTCACGTCGTGGGAGCCCGTCGACGCGTAGGCACGTGAAGGCGGGCAGGCGCGTAAACACGCGTAAACACGCGTAGGCACGTGAAGGCGCGCAGGCACGCAAACACGCGTAGGCACGTGAAGAGGCCCCTGCCCCCTTTG is part of the Streptomyces roseifaciens genome and encodes:
- a CDS encoding MBL fold metallo-hydrolase, with translation MTDDARLHRPAGIRSLQLGDIKVTYVPDGAGQLSPRGWLPDTTDEVWAEHPEYLDATGNLVASMGGLLVEHGDRALLIDAGFGPGHHAAEPGAPVGEINGGALLDNLARLGRTPAGIEAVAITHLHGDHIGWSGQLADAGAVHLMSEPEWEHRHLSAQHGVPEELLASLEPRLRTVADGEEIFPGVRVMLTPGHTAGHSAYVITGGGRRLIAFGDALHSPVQIAHPEWSAVVDHDARQSADFRRRLVEEMAEPGTIGFGIHFADVVFGRVLRDAAGVTSWEPVDA